One uncultured Carboxylicivirga sp. genomic window, CAAATACAAAACCATTGTTCGAAGGCTTATTTAACGAACTGTCTAATGTAATAATCTGGTAACTTGTACATGATGATAATATGGTTATAAGGAAGCACACGATAAGGCAAACGGTCAGGTTTTTCATCACAATAATTTGATTTGTTTATAATTATCCTGAATGAACATAACAAACTCTATACCAAAATATCCTTTACATGTACATTTTAGTACCGAAATGTTTAGGATGAAAAATATAAACCCAGATTAGATTAACTCCAATCCGGGTTATATAATTAAGAATACTTAGTTTGTTTGAATAGCAAACTTCTATTTCTCAAATAAAGTTGGTTTAAATGTCAACATCATCCAGGCCCAGTTATTGGATTCATTGTTTTCTGGTATGCCCTTTATAGCATATAAAGCATCAGAGGCAAATAGATGCGAATAACCAAAATCAAGCTGCACCTGACCTTTATGAGTGTAACCAAACCATAAATCCAATTCAGTACCTAATCCTTTGTTTTGATCAACAATTATACCATCGGCACCAAAGAAATGCATTGACCCGTTAAACTTTACCTTACCGGGTTTTACATTTCCTTTTATGTAAAGATCATTCAAACCAACATTGTTAATATGATTACCTACATAAAAATAGTCCATAAATCCGTTGAATTTATGATTGGTTCCGTATAAAGGATTAAATGAGTAATTGTATTCTGTCTCAGTTTGATCAGTACCTGATAAATGTTCATATCCACCACCAATATTTGCTTTATCACTTAAGGCAAAGGTGCCGTCGATTGAAACATTCAAAGCCGAAATACTTCTGTTTGTAACATCTTTTCCTAACTGGTAATAAAGGTTACCAGTTAAATCAATCCCGGCTAATTTGGTTTGTATATGTGTACCCAACGTTTGGCTGTATCTTATTCCTTGCTCTGTTTGAATATCATTTTTCCAGTACGGTACGCCGTTATTTAGCAATAATATGCTTGCAGTGTAAGATTCTCCTTTACGATTCAACCATAAGAATTGCATAGCTTTATATGCATCGGGACCATTATAAAAATTGTTATTTAGGCTTGAATTGTTGTATGCCAAACCGAGGTGCATATTAAAATCCCCCCTATATTTAAACAATACAATATCATGAGAACGAGCTTGCTGAGCCCAGCCCACACTCCCTAAAATTCGTTGATCATCATATGCTAATTCCTGACGACCGGCTTTGATTGAGAAAGATTGATCAATAAACCATTCGGCCCAGGCCTGATGAAGGTAGGTGACATTATTACCATTGGTTGTTAATTGAGGTTCGCTACCCCAAAGGCGCACATCCTGCAAAACCATTCCAATCGCAAAATTTTCATTTTGAAAGGATAGATTAAGTCTGCTTCTTTGCGACGTAAGTAATGATGCCTTCTGATCTTCATAGGCAGGTGTTTTTACACCATGATTAAATTCGGTACGTGGGCGTATTTCTGCTGATATTTTAACCTGGGCATAGGTTCCAATGCTAAAAAAAGCGATGCAGATTATCGATATAATATATTTAGTATTCATAGTATTATGGTTCAGTTAATGCCGGAGAGTAGAGAATGCTCTCCGGCATAAAATATTACTGTATTGATGTTGTATAAGTGGCTTCGCGTTTAGCACCTTCTTCTTTCCATTTCGGAACTACTGTTTTAAGGAACTCCTTCTTTTCTTGCTGAAGTAAATCAACTGGTAAACCGATGTATTCCTGTGCTTTTGATTTTGTTGTGATGTCAGGATATGGAACCTCTTCGTTGTGTCCCAAAGAGGCAAGTAAACGGCTAAGTTTTAAACGACCTTCCTGAGCAATGGCAATGCCTGTAGAAATCACTCTACCAATTTCAACTGGTGAATGGAATGATCCTCCGTGACTGGCAGCAGCATAATCCCAACGCCATTGCGAATGACGAATATCCATTAATATATCTTTCATTTGCTCTTCGGTGGCACCTAATTCCCAGGCTAATTTGGCTTCAACATGTG contains:
- a CDS encoding alginate export family protein, whose protein sequence is MNTKYIISIICIAFFSIGTYAQVKISAEIRPRTEFNHGVKTPAYEDQKASLLTSQRSRLNLSFQNENFAIGMVLQDVRLWGSEPQLTTNGNNVTYLHQAWAEWFIDQSFSIKAGRQELAYDDQRILGSVGWAQQARSHDIVLFKYRGDFNMHLGLAYNNSSLNNNFYNGPDAYKAMQFLWLNRKGESYTASILLLNNGVPYWKNDIQTEQGIRYSQTLGTHIQTKLAGIDLTGNLYYQLGKDVTNRSISALNVSIDGTFALSDKANIGGGYEHLSGTDQTETEYNYSFNPLYGTNHKFNGFMDYFYVGNHINNVGLNDLYIKGNVKPGKVKFNGSMHFFGADGIIVDQNKGLGTELDLWFGYTHKGQVQLDFGYSHLFASDALYAIKGIPENNESNNWAWMMLTFKPTLFEK